From a region of the Haloquadratum walsbyi C23 genome:
- a CDS encoding DUF7845 domain-containing protein — MTVENEDGDEIRRLIKPQDHEFTANFNYDNGLDAWLACDSVVKDHNGSYETETDALGETWDVTLYYQDSSILPPRDGTTPNGTEIEHEQIREFRIRVEAQDELGEKKANYHIRPRWRRMRVETDEGDQHELSIPRTLVNEHDAMNVRVSGSNIDFCDYGDLLMCAASAVDVSAHHFRESYRHETSNIQDGAKYVRVHEDVSGPVHARTGPLVSLAHVLENDREGYRKLVQNDSNERGRQLAGYYHTCTLGPQRVREVFPDHVLPVECKHYYAREAHSRPDSDPLSHPKVEVAYQTSRTDDTLHLTDENLAQLDEELTEWLYAILADAGLDLRANENVYVEDEYFSVENATTTASVVDLDLTEVRHEQESVVYKHLADGMAPTDQECLNVLVSDGGAVSPQDLAESTGRHEDTVYNSLARMNDLVTHTYGEVSLKSTYTSELVADALDQAQQAVDNAAKTAADAVHASKRGLDNATSAFVAWCERYGVNYNDNGDGMIIDLGRVDSIKEVRNILRSGFDRWCKMKRDAITFKSAKVKWEHEDDGKDLNYLPSSPTVRSHSQRAFTLLK; from the coding sequence ATGACCGTCGAGAATGAGGACGGCGACGAGATACGCCGCCTGATCAAGCCGCAAGACCACGAGTTTACCGCGAATTTCAATTATGATAACGGACTCGACGCATGGCTTGCCTGTGACTCGGTAGTGAAGGACCACAACGGCTCATACGAGACCGAGACCGACGCCCTCGGCGAAACATGGGACGTGACCCTGTACTATCAAGACTCGTCTATCTTGCCACCTCGTGACGGCACGACGCCGAACGGCACCGAGATCGAGCACGAACAAATCCGTGAGTTTCGCATCCGTGTCGAGGCTCAGGACGAGCTCGGAGAAAAAAAGGCGAACTATCATATTCGTCCCCGCTGGCGTCGTATGCGCGTCGAGACTGACGAGGGAGACCAACACGAGTTATCAATCCCTCGTACTCTTGTGAACGAACACGACGCCATGAACGTCCGCGTCTCAGGGTCTAATATTGACTTTTGTGATTATGGCGACCTACTCATGTGTGCCGCGAGTGCCGTCGATGTGAGTGCACATCACTTCCGCGAGTCATACCGACACGAGACCAGCAACATTCAGGACGGCGCGAAATACGTGCGTGTCCACGAGGACGTATCTGGTCCCGTGCATGCTCGCACTGGTCCCTTAGTCTCACTTGCGCACGTATTGGAGAACGACCGTGAGGGCTATCGGAAACTCGTGCAAAACGACAGCAACGAGAGAGGGCGTCAGTTAGCCGGTTATTATCATACCTGTACGCTCGGACCTCAGAGAGTCCGTGAGGTATTCCCTGATCATGTCTTGCCCGTCGAGTGCAAACACTACTACGCTCGCGAGGCGCACTCTCGACCTGACTCTGACCCACTCTCTCACCCGAAAGTAGAAGTCGCCTATCAGACAAGCCGGACTGACGACACACTGCATCTTACCGACGAGAATCTCGCCCAACTTGACGAGGAACTCACCGAATGGCTGTATGCTATCCTCGCCGACGCCGGTCTCGACCTGAGGGCGAATGAGAACGTCTATGTCGAGGACGAATATTTCTCAGTCGAGAACGCAACCACGACCGCATCCGTTGTCGACCTCGACCTTACCGAAGTCAGACACGAGCAAGAGTCGGTCGTCTACAAGCATCTTGCTGACGGCATGGCACCCACTGATCAGGAATGTCTCAATGTGCTCGTCTCCGACGGTGGTGCCGTGAGTCCTCAGGACCTTGCCGAGTCCACAGGACGACACGAAGATACTGTTTACAATTCCCTTGCGAGAATGAACGACCTCGTGACACACACCTACGGCGAGGTCTCATTGAAGTCCACATATACCAGTGAACTTGTCGCCGACGCACTTGATCAGGCACAACAAGCCGTCGATAACGCCGCTAAAACTGCCGCTGATGCCGTCCACGCCAGTAAACGAGGTCTCGATAATGCCACGAGTGCCTTTGTTGCATGGTGTGAACGATACGGCGTCAACTACAACGACAACGGCGACGGCATGATCATCGACCTCGGTCGCGTCGATAGTATCAAAGAAGTGCGTAATATCTTGCGTAGTGGCTTCGACCGCTGGTGCAAGATGAAACGAGACGCTATCACCTTCAAATCTGCAAAAGTCAAATGGGAACACGAGGACGACGGCAAAGACCTCAATTACTTGCCGTCCTCTCCTACCGTCCGGTCTCACTCTCAACGAGCGTTTACTCTCCTCAAGTGA